The bacterium genome window below encodes:
- a CDS encoding DUF1501 domain-containing protein: MPNMMTRREFLNKGLTIVAAGATAPMFLTRTALALNNPWDHTLTASAGQSGGPILVVVQMGGGNDGLNTLVPYGHDEYYRARPHLSVPREAVLKVNDELGFHPGLKPLKALYDDGRLAVIQGAGYPNPNRSHFRSMEIWQTADPAGNGPRTGWLGRLFDSECPVCGPTAGVAMLGAEMPLAMQGTSGRAVVLESPQAFAFHPLQGAGSAEAEAYRQLLQPVPGEEPMVDFLTHTAMDAVLASDDIRKVAGHLSDSGSYPRDPFGMKLRLVSELISAGSPTRVYYVGLGGFDTHAAQAGRHDRLLEQMAGGLDAFVKDLMQKGLLDRVLVMTFSEFGRRVAENASAGTDHGAAAPMFLIGGSVAPGLGGPHPSLTDLDQGDLKYNVDFRSVYATVLEQWLGVSSQQILGDRFPLVDVLKPRAGLPKAG, encoded by the coding sequence ATGCCCAACATGATGACGCGACGAGAGTTCTTGAACAAAGGGCTGACCATCGTGGCCGCGGGGGCGACCGCCCCGATGTTCCTCACGCGGACCGCCCTCGCGTTGAACAACCCCTGGGATCACACCCTGACCGCTTCCGCGGGCCAGTCGGGTGGCCCGATCCTGGTCGTCGTCCAGATGGGCGGAGGGAACGACGGCCTCAACACCCTCGTCCCGTACGGGCACGACGAGTACTATCGGGCCCGCCCCCATCTTTCTGTCCCGCGCGAGGCGGTCCTCAAGGTGAACGACGAGCTGGGATTCCACCCCGGGCTGAAGCCGCTCAAGGCGCTTTACGATGATGGCCGGCTGGCCGTGATCCAGGGAGCCGGCTACCCGAATCCCAACCGCAGCCACTTTCGCTCCATGGAAATCTGGCAGACTGCGGACCCGGCGGGAAATGGTCCGCGCACGGGGTGGCTGGGGCGGTTGTTCGACAGCGAGTGTCCGGTCTGCGGGCCCACGGCGGGGGTGGCGATGCTTGGGGCCGAGATGCCGTTGGCGATGCAGGGGACCTCCGGGCGGGCCGTGGTGCTCGAGAGTCCGCAGGCGTTTGCGTTCCATCCGTTGCAGGGGGCGGGTTCGGCGGAGGCCGAGGCCTACCGCCAGCTGCTGCAGCCGGTGCCCGGGGAGGAGCCGATGGTCGACTTCCTCACCCACACCGCGATGGACGCCGTCCTTGCCTCAGACGACATCCGGAAGGTCGCGGGGCATCTATCGGACAGCGGCAGCTATCCGCGCGACCCGTTCGGGATGAAGCTGCGATTGGTTTCGGAGTTGATTTCGGCCGGCTCGCCAACCCGGGTGTATTACGTCGGCTTGGGCGGGTTCGACACCCACGCCGCCCAGGCGGGGCGCCACGACCGTCTGCTCGAGCAGATGGCGGGGGGGCTCGACGCGTTCGTGAAAGACCTGATGCAGAAGGGACTCTTGGATCGGGTTCTGGTCATGACGTTCTCGGAGTTTGGCCGGCGGGTGGCCGAGAACGCGTCCGCCGGGACCGACCACGGGGCGGCCGCGCCGATGTTCTTGATCGGCGGGTCCGTTGCCCCCGGCCTGGGCGGCCCTCATCCCAGCCTGACCGATCTCGACCAGGGGGATCTGAAGTACAACGTCGACTTCCGAAGCGTCTACGCCACCGTGCTCGAGCAGTGGTTGGGGGTCTCCAGCCAGCAGATTCTCGGCGACCGGTTCCCCCTGGTCGATGTCCTCAAACCGCGCGCCGGCCTCCCCAAAGCAGGGTAA